Proteins from a single region of Trichomycterus rosablanca isolate fTriRos1 chromosome 16, fTriRos1.hap1, whole genome shotgun sequence:
- the psmb7 gene encoding proteasome subunit beta type-7 isoform X2, which yields MAAVSVSSRGGFSFENCKRNALLEAKLGCSFPLARKTGTTICGVVYKDGVVLGADTRATEGMVVADKNCSKIHYISPNIYCCGAGTAADTEMTTQLISSNLELHLLSTNRLPRVATANRLLKQMLFRYQGYIGAALVLGGVDCSGPHLYSIYPHGSTDKLPFVTMGSGSLAAMAVFEDRYRPNMEEEEAKDLVRDAIAAELVTTSTSVPLQLFFRRQCLHSNLRCWRRACRQWTLPEDTAPTLDLITEPI from the exons gaaTGCTTTACTAGAAGCCAAGCTTGGTTGTAGCTTCCCCTTGGCTCGCAAAACTGGAACAACAATTTGTGGGGTCGTGTATAAG GATGGAGTAGTTCTGGGAGCAGATACTAGAGCAACAGAAGGAATGGTAGTCGCAGATAAGAACTGCTCTAAGATCCACTACATCTCTCCTAACATCTA CTGTTGTGGAGCTGGTACAGCAGCAGACACTGAGATGACAACTCAGCTGATCTCATCTAATTTGGAGTTACATTTACTCTCCACCAACCGCCTTCCAAGGGTAGCCACTGCCAATCGCCTGCTTAAGCAGATGCTCTTTAG ATACCAAGGTTATATTGGAGCAGCACTGGTGTTGGGTGGGGTTGACTGCAGTGGTCCTCACCTGTACAGCATCTACCCCCATGGCTCAACAGATAAGCTACCCTTCGTCACCATGG GCTCAGGATCCCTGGCTGCTATGGCTGTTTTTGAAGATCGATACAGACCCAACATGGag GAAGAGGAGGCAAAGGATTTGGTTCGTGATGCAATAGCAGCAG AACTGGTGACTACAAGTACAAGCGTGCCACTACAGCTGTTCTTTCGAAGGCAGTGTCTCCACTCCAACTTGAGATGCTGGAGGAGAGCGTGCAGACAATGGACACTTCCTGAAGATACAGCACCGACCCTTGACCTTATTACGGAACCTATTTAG
- the psmb7 gene encoding proteasome subunit beta type-7 isoform X1, whose amino-acid sequence MAAVSVSSRGGFSFENCKRNALLEAKLGCSFPLARKTGTTICGVVYKDGVVLGADTRATEGMVVADKNCSKIHYISPNIYCCGAGTAADTEMTTQLISSNLELHLLSTNRLPRVATANRLLKQMLFRYQGYIGAALVLGGVDCSGPHLYSIYPHGSTDKLPFVTMGSGSLAAMAVFEDRYRPNMEEEEAKDLVRDAIAAGIFNDLGSGSNIDLCVITKGKVDYLRPHTEANKKGIRTGDYKYKRATTAVLSKAVSPLQLEMLEESVQTMDTS is encoded by the exons gaaTGCTTTACTAGAAGCCAAGCTTGGTTGTAGCTTCCCCTTGGCTCGCAAAACTGGAACAACAATTTGTGGGGTCGTGTATAAG GATGGAGTAGTTCTGGGAGCAGATACTAGAGCAACAGAAGGAATGGTAGTCGCAGATAAGAACTGCTCTAAGATCCACTACATCTCTCCTAACATCTA CTGTTGTGGAGCTGGTACAGCAGCAGACACTGAGATGACAACTCAGCTGATCTCATCTAATTTGGAGTTACATTTACTCTCCACCAACCGCCTTCCAAGGGTAGCCACTGCCAATCGCCTGCTTAAGCAGATGCTCTTTAG ATACCAAGGTTATATTGGAGCAGCACTGGTGTTGGGTGGGGTTGACTGCAGTGGTCCTCACCTGTACAGCATCTACCCCCATGGCTCAACAGATAAGCTACCCTTCGTCACCATGG GCTCAGGATCCCTGGCTGCTATGGCTGTTTTTGAAGATCGATACAGACCCAACATGGag GAAGAGGAGGCAAAGGATTTGGTTCGTGATGCAATAGCAGCAGGTATTTTTAACGACCTGGGCTCTGGAAGCAACATTGACCTGTGTGTGATTACTAAAGGCAAGGTAGACTACTTAAGACCACACACTGAGGCCAACAAGAAGGGTATCAG AACTGGTGACTACAAGTACAAGCGTGCCACTACAGCTGTTCTTTCGAAGGCAGTGTCTCCACTCCAACTTGAGATGCTGGAGGAGAGCGTGCAGACAATGGACACTTCCTGA